The following coding sequences lie in one Pseudoalteromonas sp. Scap06 genomic window:
- a CDS encoding efflux RND transporter periplasmic adaptor subunit, protein MHSKQSGKALFPFIISVLIIFSVYLYLPASQGEQADYSAMTTQVSAHTVESQENAIMIEAIGSARANQAIYIKSAQNDYVTSIYFEDGDLVSKGQKLVQLQNQQEQFAVKELSINLQEEKRQLARLTELSRSQATAKSLLEEQLARVDASEAQLESAKTKLNEMAITAPFSGLLGKREISVGAYISNSTIITTLDDISIIKVDFKVPEKYLAQLKNGMTVRTQNDAYPDQTFTGKVTHISSRIDSITRSVEVTASFANKSGLLRPGMLLKTALELSSNQALMVPEKAIIPLQDKHYVFQIEDGIANRIEVHVASRNNGWVAIDKGLKNGQQIVTEGIIKIRSGSKVSVKG, encoded by the coding sequence ATGCACTCTAAACAATCCGGCAAAGCCCTATTTCCATTTATTATTTCGGTACTAATAATTTTTAGCGTTTATTTATATTTGCCCGCATCACAGGGCGAGCAAGCTGATTACTCGGCAATGACAACACAAGTCTCTGCGCACACTGTCGAGTCGCAAGAAAATGCCATTATGATTGAAGCCATTGGCAGTGCCCGTGCTAATCAGGCTATTTACATTAAAAGCGCACAAAACGATTATGTCACCAGCATTTACTTTGAAGACGGCGACTTGGTCAGCAAAGGACAAAAATTAGTGCAACTGCAAAACCAACAAGAACAATTTGCAGTAAAAGAACTTAGCATTAATTTACAAGAAGAAAAACGCCAATTAGCTAGGCTTACCGAACTTTCTCGCTCACAAGCGACTGCCAAGTCGTTACTTGAAGAACAGCTAGCCCGTGTTGATGCCAGCGAAGCTCAACTTGAAAGTGCCAAAACTAAACTCAATGAAATGGCTATTACCGCGCCTTTTTCTGGGTTACTGGGTAAACGCGAAATATCGGTAGGCGCTTATATTAGTAACAGCACGATAATTACAACCTTAGATGATATCAGTATCATAAAAGTTGATTTTAAAGTGCCTGAAAAGTATTTAGCTCAACTGAAAAACGGAATGACTGTTCGCACTCAAAACGATGCTTACCCTGATCAAACATTCACCGGTAAAGTAACCCATATAAGCTCACGTATTGATTCAATCACTCGCAGTGTAGAAGTAACAGCCAGTTTTGCTAATAAATCGGGTTTACTTCGCCCTGGTATGCTACTTAAAACTGCACTAGAGCTAAGCAGCAATCAAGCGCTAATGGTGCCTGAAAAAGCAATTATTCCTCTGCAAGATAAACATTATGTTTTTCAAATTGAAGATGGCATAGCTAATCGCATAGAGGTACATGTTGCAAGTAGAAACAATGGCTGGGTTGCAATAGACAAGGGGTTAAAGAACGGCCAGCAGATTGTTACCGAGGGAATAATCAAAATCCGCTCTGGTAGCAAAGTAAGCGTTAAGGGGTAA
- a CDS encoding DUF2982 domain-containing protein yields the protein MANIKKHTLKYRAQGAKNGIEILVVGSIGLIFIMLFNLLRPGEISIIEFFLVSLCIAAILIGFFKTQEPFYSIILTEQQLTYQHKYGQWDLHQENLHHCGIPKVDNGIDHLELNAIGIKLNDIDTFLAALAPRIAGKLLIEQRHLFMQVVQKNCKNGHCPSEWLVEDNKFRSKKGIDYNGLIAMFANRAKHLQLLTGYDLLLPASVIESDIWEFCANLNKWKRDPSQFIKSQCE from the coding sequence ATGGCTAATATAAAAAAACACACACTTAAATACCGAGCGCAAGGCGCTAAAAATGGGATTGAAATACTGGTCGTAGGTAGCATTGGTTTAATCTTCATCATGCTATTTAATTTATTGCGTCCAGGTGAAATCAGTATTATTGAATTTTTTTTAGTAAGTTTATGTATTGCAGCAATTTTAATTGGATTTTTTAAAACACAAGAACCTTTTTATAGTATTATTTTAACTGAGCAGCAATTAACATATCAGCATAAGTACGGGCAATGGGATTTACACCAAGAAAATCTCCACCATTGCGGTATTCCTAAAGTTGATAACGGTATTGATCATCTTGAGCTGAACGCGATTGGTATTAAGTTAAATGATATAGATACATTTTTAGCTGCTTTAGCACCAAGAATTGCGGGTAAATTACTAATAGAACAGCGGCACTTATTTATGCAAGTTGTTCAAAAAAATTGCAAAAATGGGCATTGCCCATCAGAATGGTTAGTTGAAGATAATAAATTTAGGTCAAAAAAAGGAATTGACTATAATGGGCTTATAGCGATGTTTGCTAATAGGGCTAAGCATCTTCAGCTTTTAACAGGGTATGACTTACTGTTACCTGCCAGTGTAATAGAAAGTGATATTTGGGAATTTTGCGCAAATTTAAATAAATGGAAGCGTGATCCCTCTCAGTTTATCAAGTCGCAGTGTGAATAA